The genomic interval ACCCAGGAGTATTTCCGGTGTCATGGTATTACATGCTGGAAGCATTTCTGAGTTATACGGAAGCTCTCCAAAATAGGGAAATCTGTTCTTTACAGTGCCCCTctgcagcacccaaggaccctaaTTGAGTCGCCGTTCCATACTACAATTCTCAGGCAATCTTGTGGGTTGAGTTCTAGCTGGGGAGCACTGTCACGTCTTGTGCTGAGGGGACAAACTGTTCAAAATATAAATTTGTCCCTTGTCCATCCATTGTTCAGGCACCCCAAGTGGGACAGAAATCAAAGATCATCCTAGCCGGGTTATGCCTCCATTCCTGTGTTCTGTTCATCCCGGCCTCCTGGTTGGTTCGGGCTTCATCTTCAACCCTATTCAGAATGCCCAATCATCCAGTCCAGCACTTACACGTGGCATGTAAAACACACTATCAGACAGGCAAACCTCTCTTCTGTTTATCAGGTCCAAAACACCTTTCTTATTCCGTGTAGCTATGTTATATGcatttgtacttctggatgagcaatCATCAGTTGTCATCTCTCAAAGACAAAAATCACTAGaaaaattgtgtaatgtgacatgccttCATTTTTAATGATCTATATTATTGATCTAATGATCTATATTATTGATCTACACTGATGACACTGTACATATGTacaaaggccatgtcacattacacaatttttccagctgattttcagttgcagactcAATTGCACAATTTTAGTGATTTAGACGCAACAGGGAACACTTATATGAATATTAGCCATGTAGTCTGACATCTCCTGAAACTCACCAGTCTACAACTCAACAGGTTTCATTTGTCTTAAGGCATTGGGGTGggctgtgtgtatgtgtttttgtaaGATATGACAACCACTGAGCATTCAGCCAGAACTACAACACATATAATGCAGCTATGATGAATAAGGAGCACTGGTGTCTTTGACCTTGAAACCAGAAGAGGGGCTCCTCTGTCTCATGTTTTACTtatcataacagaatggaaaaaagaaaaaggggaagAGATTGAAGGTGAACGCACCATCCTGGAAAACATTTGcacagcaccagctctgtcaggcagcacattgtTATATGTCAGAAGAATGGCTGAGCTagcgatactttggaaatgttaaATTGTAGTGGAAAGTTGTCACGGAGCTGTGTAATTTGTCATCCCCTGTAGTCTCTAGTTGTGTAATCCAACATCGTCAAGGTAGTCAAGTTAGTCAGACATCTCCGTCCACTGGAAGTCATGTAAAGTGCCACCAGCTTACCTTTCAGTTATCACCATCATAGACTAACCAGTCTGGGTATTAAACATAATTGTACTCACTGGAAGGGTTCCTATCATTCAAAAATCACCTATTCAattctttgttgatttttcttgcaaaacaatatttttataataaataaaatcattcattTATGAGCTGAGCAGTTTGATTGGAAAGCCCAAATTCTCTGAGGCCTGCTTACAACAATACACCTGGGTCTGGGccaggtgtgtgtatgtgagagccccctgtgatagactggtgtctTAGCTTTTTACATGATATTGCTATTAGAGCCAAAATCACAAAATGATGTGTAGAACATTGCATTTTGTGAAATTAGCAGAGATCTGAGCTGAAATGAGGTGACAAGAGTGGCTGAGAGATATACTGATTCAACAGGAAAACATATGGGAAGAGGATGAACAGACAGAAAAGAAGAGGCAGCATAGCTACTTGCCCCACTGGGCCTGACTGGCACCAGTCTGCCTTGTTGACTCTCAGTGGGTTAGAATACCCCATCCTGTATCTTTGGCCAAGCCTAGGTATTGTATGATTGGAAGTAAATATAGAAATTGTAACAAAGACACAGGCAACATCCCTGGCAGGTATAGAAATAGcattgaaaaaacattttattctctctctttttttgtttaacaggATCACAATGTCGTCATTCCACATCTACTTCTTTGTCATCTTCTTAATGCTTGCTGGTGTGTCCTATCATATTGAGGATAATCAGATTCCCAGCCTATGCTCTGGCCAGCCAGGTATGCCAGGATCCCCAGGCATACATGGAAGTCCAGGCTTACCAGGCAGGGATGGAAGAGATGGTCGTGATGCTGCCCCgggagaaaaaggagaaaaagggCAAACTGGAGAATCTGGTGAGGCCccgttataaaatatatatagtgatattatAGTTGTGCATGCTGGGTAATCAAGTCAAGCCAGAGCTACAGTGCAGTGTCATATTTTTATTGGACTTGCCCAGTCCTTGCTGAAATACAGAATCAAAGAGATGTCTAATTAGCTTCGGGTCTCTGACATCAGAATTCGTTCTTGAATGGTTTTGCCTTACCACCCATTCACTCTCTCCAGTTCTTGCTTACGCAGCCAGCTGCTCCTCTCACTCTTGTCTTTCAGGAATGTCTGGTGAGAGGGGAGACCGTGGTGACCAAGGTTTGCCTGGAGAAAAGGGCGAGAAAggagaagctggtgagtgtgcTGTTGCTCCAAAGTCCGCCTTCAGTGCCAAGCTCTCAGAAAACCGGAGTCTGCCTCCCAGTGCAAACGAAGCTGTGCGCTTTGATGTAGTCCTGCTCAATGAGCAGGGGCACTATGATGCGGAGACAGGCCGTTTTACTTGCAGGGTGCCAGGGTGTCTACTACTTTGCTATCCATGCCACTGTGTATCGTGCCAGCCTGCAGTTTGATATCCTGAAGAACAGCCAGATAGTGGCCTCCTACTTCCAGTTCTATGGCAATTGGCCCAAGCCAAGCTCCCTCAGTGGAGGCTCCCTGTTGCATCTGGTGCCGGGGGACCAGGTCTGGGTTCAAGTGGGTCTCTCTGAGTACAGTGGCTTCTACTCCAGCCAAAAGACAGACAGCACATTCAGTGGCTTCTTGGTCTATTCTGACTGGAAGAACTCAGCCGTGTTTGCCTAGAGGATCCCAGCACTGACCAGCAATGGCCAGCTAGCCAGAATGGTCCAGCTCCAGAAAATGCCTCCCTCAGCATCAAGCAAAGTAAGACAAAACTAAGCACAAGGTCATGGACAGCCAGACAGCAGACTGTCAGCAACCGTGCATCTCTCCAGGTGGGAGATACCATGGGAGTCCCTTCTTTACCAAATTAAATTCCCATCAAGAAAATATAAACAGGAGGCAAAACCTGACCATATCAGGAAGATATCATCAGGATTAACAACCCGCCTATATCTATGAAAAGGCAATGAAGGAGGAGGAAGCCAGCCTTTTCTAGAAAAATATATTTGAGGAACTTAAAGCCAGCCTAGAAAAGGTAATTTAAAAACAGAGGCAGGAGTTGGATGTACCAGAAAGGATAATTAACAAGTGATCTCTAACCCAACCTCAAGAAATTAAAtcggaagtaaataaataattaaataatcaaaagttGGAACACAACGTCTAGAAAAGATAATCAAGAAAGACCTACCCCATCTAGAAAAGACTATCAAGAGTTAGCTATGAACATTATCTAATAAAGAGAAGAAGACACAACACCAATTAAAAGTACTAACCAGGAATTGCAACCTCAACTATAAAAGATAATTCAGATATTGAGTATACCAAAATAAACCAATAAGTAAACTCATCTAGAAGAGACAGTTATAAAGGGCAGCACCACCTTCTCGAGAGGTAATCAAGATAGTGAAAACATCATCTTGTCTAGTGAAGATGACCAAGATAGTAAAATCTAACCCTATATTAAAAAAGCAATCAGTACAGGGAAAAAATAGTCTAGAGCAGAACCCAACTCCTGAGGGAGGCAATCAAGAAGAAGAAATACACATCACCTAAACAAGATTATCAGGTGGCAATCTCCATCCTGTGGTAATATTATATAGATGAGGTTTAATCTACAAAAACTATCAAGGAAATTAACTTCCATACTCTCTAGATCAGGTAGTCAGAAGAGGTAACCCATTATCCTTGATCCAACTGAGAAGATTTTCTCTGAAAAAAAAGGATGGAAATTGAAGTGAATTATACTCAAGACATGGAAGCTAACCCAGAAGTCTATTCCCCTTTTCCTCATTAATAAATTTGGTCAAAATGCAAGCAGTTCAGCTTCTTGAAACCACAATCTGATTTCCCAGTGATATGTAGCAACAGTGATGAGGAAAACGTCTGTGCTGTATACCTGTAAGAATCAAAGGGCAAACCATTTGGTCCTGAAGAACTCAGCTTAACCTACAATAGGCTCCTGAAGCTGTTGCTTGCAGAGCCACAGTGTCCCCTTGAGGTGACTCTGTTTAATACTTTCTAACCTGCATCATTAAATGTTGGCTGCACATCTCAAGGACTTGGCCGGTGTTTTATAGTTGATAAATTTACTCAAGGGAAGCTGCTAATAAAGTATATATTGGGTGTTAAAGAATCTTGAACTCTTTTATGgttattttaataataagaatTTCTAAATCAATCATGAGGGTGTAAGTACTGAGTGGAGAGGATTAatatgaaaggtactgtataGTGTAAAATCAAGTCCGTAATGAAGTGTAGGTGGGCTGAGTAGTGGAGTGGTGGGTGCAAGTGATGAGTGCTTTGGAGATGTCTTTTGTGTTGTCCTCTGCTCCATTCAGGTCAGGATTCTGATGGGCAGGTCTTGTCCATCTGGGAATGACCACTGTCCCCCCTGCTCTGACTGGCTGGTAATTAACAATCTCCTTTAGTCAGccaaaataaagtcaaaatggaATTAGAAGGTACTTGGACTAAAGCCATAGCTTACAGTTTCTGTGTGCTAATAAATAAGATGTTGCTGTGAGCTACATTGAAGACTGTACTAGATCCAGAATATAAGGGTGATTGTTTCCTTTAGAGTGTGAGAATGTGTTGGTGTataagtgtgctctgtgatgaccttgatttctgtcttgtgctcagtgctgctgggattggaATATCCATCCAATGCCCTACTGCTCTGTGACTGAGTGTCATAATAGGATTAAGAAAGTATTCTgatctcttcactttctgcacagtttattgtgttagagatttatccatccatccatccatcctcttccacttatccgaggtcgggttgcgggggcagcagcttgagcagagatgcccagacttccctctctccagccacttcttctagctcttccgggagaatcccaaggcgttcccaggccagccatgagacatagtccctccggcgtgtcctgggtcttccccggggcttcctcccggttggacatgcccggaacacctcaccagggaggcgtccaggaggcatcctgatcagatgcccgagccacctcttctgactcctctcgatacggaggagcaacggctctactctgagcccctcccggatgactgagcttcacaccctgtctttaagggagagcccagacaccctacggaggaaactcatttcagccgcttgtattcgcaatctcgttctttcggtcactacccatagctcatgagcatagatgagggtaggaacatagatcgactggtaaattgagagctttgccttacagctcagctcctttttcaccacgacagaccgatgcagagcccgcatcactgcggacaccgcaccgatccgcctgtcgatctcacgctccattcttccctcactcgtgaacaagaccccgagatacttgaactcctccacttgaggcaggatctcgctcccaaccctgagagggcactccacccttttccggctgaggaccatggtctcggatttggaggtgctgattcccatcccagccgcttcacactcagctgcgaaccaatccagtgAGAGCTGATCACAGCctcatgaagcaaacaggacaacatcatctgcaaaaagcagtgacccaatcctgagcccaccaaaccggaccccctcaatgccctggctgcacctagaaattctgtccataaaagttatgaacagaattggtgacaaagggcagccctggcggagtacaactctcactggaaacgggttcgacttactgacggcaatgcggaccaagttctgacaccggttgtacagggaatgaacagcccttatcaggggttcCGGTAcaccatactcccggagcaccccccccacaggattccctgagggacacggttgaatgccttttccaagtccacaaaaca from Erpetoichthys calabaricus chromosome 9, fErpCal1.3, whole genome shotgun sequence carries:
- the c1qtnf5 gene encoding LOW QUALITY PROTEIN: complement C1q tumor necrosis factor-related protein 5 (The sequence of the model RefSeq protein was modified relative to this genomic sequence to represent the inferred CDS: deleted 1 base in 1 codon) encodes the protein MTHPPPFPHHHPSDGSLAACAISPPKALDPVSSLELKETFLTVRIWTQTSKVWITMSSFHIYFFVIFLMLAGVSYHIEDNQIPSLCSGQPGMPGSPGIHGSPGLPGRDGRDGRDAAPGEKGEKGQTGESGMSGERGDRGDQGLPGEKGEKGEAGECAVAPKSAFSAKLSENRSLPPSANEAVRFDVVLLNEQGHYDAETGRFTCRVPGVYYFAIHATVYRASLQFDILKNSQIVASYFQFYGNWPKPSSLSGGSLLHLVPGDQVWVQVGLSEYSGFYSSQKTDSTFSGFLVYSDWKNSAVFA